A genomic region of Arachis hypogaea cultivar Tifrunner chromosome 5, arahy.Tifrunner.gnm2.J5K5, whole genome shotgun sequence contains the following coding sequences:
- the LOC112799670 gene encoding uncharacterized protein: protein MGIIRSCFSFIAGTVYGIYVAQNYQIPNITKLIDTTLHKAKQVEETYRKPKKKDSDDDNYD from the coding sequence ATGGGTATAATCAGGAGTTGCTTCTCATTCATAGCAGGGAcagtctatggcatttatgtggctcaaaattatcaaattcctAACATTACCAAGCTAATTGACACTACCTTGCACAAGGCAAAGCAAGTTGAGGAAACATATCGCAAGCCTAAGAAGAAGGATTCTGATGATGATAACTACGATTAG